One Brassica oleracea var. oleracea cultivar TO1000 chromosome C7, BOL, whole genome shotgun sequence genomic window carries:
- the LOC106304974 gene encoding uncharacterized protein LOC106304974 — MEREECSSSESGWTTYISSPMEEDEEEVIDEVYYDGHSIEKDGRKYVNEYESNKDSDDSMASDASSGPSYHQTSNRGRRREGLVLRNGKSESNSKSNNVYDYKHDDKNSGNHKTRTKEKKKGENKSRSSKKK, encoded by the exons ATGGAGAGAGAAGAATGTAGCAGCAGCGAATCCGGTTGGACCACGTATATTTCTTCGCCAATGGAGGAAGACGAGGAAGAGGTAATTGATGAGGTCTATTATGATGGGCATAGCATCGAAAAAGATGGAAGAAAATATGTCAACGAGTACGAAAGCAACAAAGACAGCGACGATTCAATGGCTTCCGATGCTTCTTCCGGGCCAAGTTATCACCAAACGAGCAACAGAGGGAGACGGAGAGAAGGTCTCGTTTTAAGAAACGGGAAAAGTGAAAGTAATAGTAAGAGTAATAATGTTTATGATTATAAACATGATGATAAGAATAGTGGCAATCATAAAACTAGGACAAAAGAGAAGAAAAAGGGTGAAAACAAGAGTAGATCTTCTAAAAAGAA GTAA